The Daphnia carinata strain CSIRO-1 chromosome 2, CSIRO_AGI_Dcar_HiC_V3, whole genome shotgun sequence genome has a segment encoding these proteins:
- the LOC130686445 gene encoding T-box transcription factor TBX2b-like isoform X3 translates to MRFEQGEQVNQLFSQSEMAFHPFLLQQHHHHHLSHQTTGGSGGNGSSGGSGGTSGRPSDFSVSSLLTASQQQHHQFNSADRNNALTSPPSSNSVQSAAVAALAAAAAAHAAMRAHSPPSAVGSNNNNNNSANSSSSSAAVASSSPAGSGAIGPSSIPNPVSVSMAQLSAYNAATSSLLAAHPASVRFPHPYTTAEDVLASAAAAAAAAAQHLRPLRTLPAVEDDGVTDDPKVSLESKDLWEKFHGLGTEMVITKSGRQMFPQMKFRVSGLDPKSKYILLLDIVAADDYRYKFHNSRWMVAGKADPEMPKRMYIHPDSPATGEQWMQKVVSFHKLKLTNNISDKHGFQTILNSMHKYQPRFHLVRANDILKLPYSTFRTYVFKETEFIAVTAYQNEKITQLKIDNNPFAKGFRDTGAGKREKKQAMLAASQRHHDDPSPHKHHHHHSSSGGGVGVGSTGLHGHHHVGHHGHHHGHHHAHHLAVLGGGVHGHATGGAMSMSCSPAPDSSQDGVHDLDDEKLDVVGTSDGRDGASPLHISDDASMSEDMSRTGTPSHHHGDSDSDGNNDHHHHQHQPSSLHHQLHNHHLNSLHPHHNHSLQHHLLVQQQMQQHMQRNRENHLNQRVSSSSGGGQQQQQQHGAASGGNAAAGPASMLSPGSAAAAAAAAAAAAAQHIHSALANSGGAGGLLSSVHPSTVSLGPPLPPPPHLLPYLYPGAGLYPGGPSLHQLSQLLHHAHGHGINHGAHGPSGPSGHAMAGLAAAAASAHMGAHMAGHNLLLNAQLALAAQHQLFHPHAYQNLSAAIAAHSAATNAGAAAAAGQVATSLPSTGVGHPLSQPPSLPLAPILPVTTPLSTTPPSTGAGGESGQRLRGQHRFAPYSLQPGSGSSTSPPAGHKSHVGLSLGSSAFEAVSPKGSSPKGSPPPHHHRSPSPTPSSVSSTVSSAASNAASASDLKNMEKMINGLEMAKGMIAAGAESNGSIDSCDPK, encoded by the exons ATGCGTTTCGAACAGGGAGAGCAAGTCAATCAGCTGTTCTCGCAATCCGAGATGGCTTTCCATCCTTTCCTGTTGCAAcagcatcatcatcaccacctTTCGCATCAGACGACTGGCGGCAGTGGTGGCAATGGAAGCAGCGGCGGTAGTGGTGGCACTAGTGGTCGGCCTTCCGATTTCAGCGTCAGTTCTCTCTTGACGGCAtctcaacaacaacaccacCAGTTCAACAGTGCCGATCGAAACAACGCACTCACCTCACCTCCTTCCAGCAATTCCGTTCAATCGGCAGCCGTGGCCGCGTTGGCCGCAGCTGCGGCCGCTCACGCCGCCATGCGAGCCCATTCGCCCCCGTCGGCTGTCGgttccaacaacaacaacaataatagcGCTAATTCTTCGTCGTCTTCGGCCGCTGTGGCGTCCAGTTCTCCCGCTGGATCGGGAGCTATAGGCCCGTCTTCAATACCCAATCCAGTTAGCGTTAGCATGGCTCAATTGTCGGCCTACAATGCGGCAACATCGTCCCTTTTAGCCGCCCATCCGGCCTCAGTCCGTTTCCCTCATCCGTACACCACGGCCGAAGACGTTTTGGCCTcggccgctgccgccgccgctgccgccgcccaACACCTCCGGCCGCTCCGTACGTTACCCGCCGTCGAAGACGACGGAGTCACCGACGATCCCAAAGTCAGTCTCGAATCCAAAGACTTGTGGGAGAAATTCCACGGTCTCGGCACCGAAATGGTCATCACCAAATCCGGCAG gCAAATGTTTCCGCAAATGAAATTCCGTGTGTCTGGACTCGATCCGAAATCCAAGTACATTCTCTTGCTGGACATTGTGGCTGCAGACGACTACCGATATAAATTCCACAACAG ccgtTGGATGGTTGCCGGCAAAGCGGATCCGGAGATGCCGAAACGGATGTACATTCATCCAGACAGTCCGGCAACGGGTGAACAGTGGATGCAGAAAGTCGTCTCCTTCCACAAACTCAAATTGACCAACAACATCTCGGACAAGCACGGCTTC CAGACGATATTGAATTCGATGCACAAGTACCAGCCGCGATTTCATCTGGTGCGCGCCAACGACATCCTCAAGCTGCCCTACAGCACGTTTCGCACTTACGTCTTCAAGGAGACCGAGTTCATCGCCGTCACGGCttatcaaaatgaaaag ATCACGCAATTGAAAATCGATAACAACCCGTTCGCCAAAGGATTCCGGGACACTGGAGCTGGCAAGCGTGAAAAAAA GCAGGCCATGTTGGCAGCGTCGCAACGGCATCACGACGATCCGTCGCCGCACAAACATCACCACCACCATTCGTCCAGCGGCGGAGGTGTAGGTGTAGGCAGTACGGGTCTGCACGGCCATCACCACGTTGGCCATCACGGCCATCACCACGGACACCACCACGCGCATCACCTGGCCGTGCTCGGTGGCGGCGTTCACGGTCACGCAACTGGCGGCGCCATGTCCATGTCCTGCTCGCCGGCTCCCGATTCCAGTCAAGATGGCGTTCACGATCTGGACGACGAGAAACTGGACGTTGTCGGCACTAGCGACGGACGAGACGGCGCATCTCCCCTTCACATCTCTGACG atgCCAGCATGTCGGAGGATATGAGCCGGACGGGGACGCCGTCGCACCACCACGGCGACTCGGATTCCGACGGCAACAACgaccaccaccatcaccaacATCAGCCGTCGTCTTTGCATCATCAACTGCACAACCATCACCTCAACAGTCTTCATCCGCACCACAATCACAGCCTGCAGCATCACTTGCTCGTCCAGCAGCAGATGCAACAACACATGCAGAGGAATCGAGAGAATCATTTGAATCAAAGAGTGTCGTCGTCGTCCGGCGGaggccaacagcagcagcaacaacacgGCGCTGCCAGTGGTGGCAACGCTGCAGCAGGGCCGGCTTCCATGTTGTCTCCTGGCTCGGCGGCTGCTGCGGCTGCAGCCGcggccgccgctgccgcccAGCACATCCATTCGGCGTTGGCCAATTCGGGCGGCGCCGGCGGTCTCCTCTCGTCCGTCCACCCCAGCACGGTCAGTTTAGGCCCACCTCTACCTCCGCCACCTCATCTGCTCCCTTACCTCTATCCGGGTGCTGGATTGTATCCGGGAGGGCCGTCTCTGCATCAGCTGAGTCAGCTACTCCATCACGCTCACGGCCACGGCATCAATCACGGAGCTCACGGTCCATCTGGCCCGTCCGGTCACGCCATGGCCGGCCTGGCTGCCGCCGCCGCGTCTGCGCACATGGGCGCCCACATGGCCGGACACAATTTGCTGCTGAACGCCCAGTTGGCCCTGGCCGCACAGCATCAGCTCTTCCATCCGCACGCCTATCAGAATCTCTCGGCCGCCATTGCGGCCCACTCGGCGGCCACGAACGCCGGGGCTGCGGCAGCAGCCGGACAAGTTGCAACGTCACTCCCATCGACAGGCGTCGGCCATCCTTTGTCCCAGCCTCCTTCTCTTCCGTTGGCGCCAATTCTACCCGTCACCACACCCCTGTCGACGACGCCTCCTTCCACTGGCGCAGGAGGAGAGAGCGGCCAACGTCTCAGAGGTCAGCACCGTTTCGCTCCCTACAGTTTACAGCCGGGCAGCGGTAGTAGTACAAGTCCACCGGCTGGACACAAATCGCACGTCGGCCTGTCGTTGGGCTCGTCCGCCTTCGAGGCCGTCAGTCCGAAAGGATCCAGTCCTAAAGGATCGCCTCCGCCGCATCATCACCGGTCGCCGTCTCCTACACCGTCGTCCGTCTCGAGCACGGTGAGCAGCGCGGCCAGCAACGCCGCATCGGCTAGCGATTTAAAGAACATGGAGAAAATGATAAACGGCTTAGAAATGGCCAAGGGCATGATTGCCGCCGGTGCTGAATCCAACGGATCCATCGACAGTTGCGATCCAAAGTAG
- the LOC130686445 gene encoding T-box transcription factor TBX2b-like isoform X2 produces MRFEQGEQVNQLFSQSEMAFHPFLLQQHHHHHLSHQTTGGSGGNGSSGGSGGTSGRPSDFSVSSLLTASQQQHHQFNSADRNNALTSPPSSNSVQSAAVAALAAAAAAHAAMRAHSPPSAVGSNNNNNNSANSSSSSAAVASSSPAGSGAIGPSSIPNPVSVSMAQLSAYNAATSSLLAAHPASVRFPHPYTTAEDVLASAAAAAAAAAQHLRPLRTLPAVEDDGVTDDPKVSLESKDLWEKFHGLGTEMVITKSGRQMFPQMKFRVSGLDPKSKYILLLDIVAADDYRYKFHNSRWMVAGKADPEMPKRMYIHPDSPATGEQWMQKVVSFHKLKLTNNISDKHGFTILNSMHKYQPRFHLVRANDILKLPYSTFRTYVFKETEFIAVTAYQNEKITQLKIDNNPFAKGFRDTGAGKREKNRQAMLAASQRHHDDPSPHKHHHHHSSSGGGVGVGSTGLHGHHHVGHHGHHHGHHHAHHLAVLGGGVHGHATGGAMSMSCSPAPDSSQDGVHDLDDEKLDVVGTSDGRDGASPLHISDDASMSEDMSRTGTPSHHHGDSDSDGNNDHHHHQHQPSSLHHQLHNHHLNSLHPHHNHSLQHHLLVQQQMQQHMQRNRENHLNQRVSSSSGGGQQQQQQHGAASGGNAAAGPASMLSPGSAAAAAAAAAAAAAQHIHSALANSGGAGGLLSSVHPSTVSLGPPLPPPPHLLPYLYPGAGLYPGGPSLHQLSQLLHHAHGHGINHGAHGPSGPSGHAMAGLAAAAASAHMGAHMAGHNLLLNAQLALAAQHQLFHPHAYQNLSAAIAAHSAATNAGAAAAAGQVATSLPSTGVGHPLSQPPSLPLAPILPVTTPLSTTPPSTGAGGESGQRLRGQHRFAPYSLQPGSGSSTSPPAGHKSHVGLSLGSSAFEAVSPKGSSPKGSPPPHHHRSPSPTPSSVSSTVSSAASNAASASDLKNMEKMINGLEMAKGMIAAGAESNGSIDSCDPK; encoded by the exons ATGCGTTTCGAACAGGGAGAGCAAGTCAATCAGCTGTTCTCGCAATCCGAGATGGCTTTCCATCCTTTCCTGTTGCAAcagcatcatcatcaccacctTTCGCATCAGACGACTGGCGGCAGTGGTGGCAATGGAAGCAGCGGCGGTAGTGGTGGCACTAGTGGTCGGCCTTCCGATTTCAGCGTCAGTTCTCTCTTGACGGCAtctcaacaacaacaccacCAGTTCAACAGTGCCGATCGAAACAACGCACTCACCTCACCTCCTTCCAGCAATTCCGTTCAATCGGCAGCCGTGGCCGCGTTGGCCGCAGCTGCGGCCGCTCACGCCGCCATGCGAGCCCATTCGCCCCCGTCGGCTGTCGgttccaacaacaacaacaataatagcGCTAATTCTTCGTCGTCTTCGGCCGCTGTGGCGTCCAGTTCTCCCGCTGGATCGGGAGCTATAGGCCCGTCTTCAATACCCAATCCAGTTAGCGTTAGCATGGCTCAATTGTCGGCCTACAATGCGGCAACATCGTCCCTTTTAGCCGCCCATCCGGCCTCAGTCCGTTTCCCTCATCCGTACACCACGGCCGAAGACGTTTTGGCCTcggccgctgccgccgccgctgccgccgcccaACACCTCCGGCCGCTCCGTACGTTACCCGCCGTCGAAGACGACGGAGTCACCGACGATCCCAAAGTCAGTCTCGAATCCAAAGACTTGTGGGAGAAATTCCACGGTCTCGGCACCGAAATGGTCATCACCAAATCCGGCAG gCAAATGTTTCCGCAAATGAAATTCCGTGTGTCTGGACTCGATCCGAAATCCAAGTACATTCTCTTGCTGGACATTGTGGCTGCAGACGACTACCGATATAAATTCCACAACAG ccgtTGGATGGTTGCCGGCAAAGCGGATCCGGAGATGCCGAAACGGATGTACATTCATCCAGACAGTCCGGCAACGGGTGAACAGTGGATGCAGAAAGTCGTCTCCTTCCACAAACTCAAATTGACCAACAACATCTCGGACAAGCACGGCTTC ACGATATTGAATTCGATGCACAAGTACCAGCCGCGATTTCATCTGGTGCGCGCCAACGACATCCTCAAGCTGCCCTACAGCACGTTTCGCACTTACGTCTTCAAGGAGACCGAGTTCATCGCCGTCACGGCttatcaaaatgaaaag ATCACGCAATTGAAAATCGATAACAACCCGTTCGCCAAAGGATTCCGGGACACTGGAGCTGGCAAGCGTGAAAAAAA CAGGCAGGCCATGTTGGCAGCGTCGCAACGGCATCACGACGATCCGTCGCCGCACAAACATCACCACCACCATTCGTCCAGCGGCGGAGGTGTAGGTGTAGGCAGTACGGGTCTGCACGGCCATCACCACGTTGGCCATCACGGCCATCACCACGGACACCACCACGCGCATCACCTGGCCGTGCTCGGTGGCGGCGTTCACGGTCACGCAACTGGCGGCGCCATGTCCATGTCCTGCTCGCCGGCTCCCGATTCCAGTCAAGATGGCGTTCACGATCTGGACGACGAGAAACTGGACGTTGTCGGCACTAGCGACGGACGAGACGGCGCATCTCCCCTTCACATCTCTGACG atgCCAGCATGTCGGAGGATATGAGCCGGACGGGGACGCCGTCGCACCACCACGGCGACTCGGATTCCGACGGCAACAACgaccaccaccatcaccaacATCAGCCGTCGTCTTTGCATCATCAACTGCACAACCATCACCTCAACAGTCTTCATCCGCACCACAATCACAGCCTGCAGCATCACTTGCTCGTCCAGCAGCAGATGCAACAACACATGCAGAGGAATCGAGAGAATCATTTGAATCAAAGAGTGTCGTCGTCGTCCGGCGGaggccaacagcagcagcaacaacacgGCGCTGCCAGTGGTGGCAACGCTGCAGCAGGGCCGGCTTCCATGTTGTCTCCTGGCTCGGCGGCTGCTGCGGCTGCAGCCGcggccgccgctgccgcccAGCACATCCATTCGGCGTTGGCCAATTCGGGCGGCGCCGGCGGTCTCCTCTCGTCCGTCCACCCCAGCACGGTCAGTTTAGGCCCACCTCTACCTCCGCCACCTCATCTGCTCCCTTACCTCTATCCGGGTGCTGGATTGTATCCGGGAGGGCCGTCTCTGCATCAGCTGAGTCAGCTACTCCATCACGCTCACGGCCACGGCATCAATCACGGAGCTCACGGTCCATCTGGCCCGTCCGGTCACGCCATGGCCGGCCTGGCTGCCGCCGCCGCGTCTGCGCACATGGGCGCCCACATGGCCGGACACAATTTGCTGCTGAACGCCCAGTTGGCCCTGGCCGCACAGCATCAGCTCTTCCATCCGCACGCCTATCAGAATCTCTCGGCCGCCATTGCGGCCCACTCGGCGGCCACGAACGCCGGGGCTGCGGCAGCAGCCGGACAAGTTGCAACGTCACTCCCATCGACAGGCGTCGGCCATCCTTTGTCCCAGCCTCCTTCTCTTCCGTTGGCGCCAATTCTACCCGTCACCACACCCCTGTCGACGACGCCTCCTTCCACTGGCGCAGGAGGAGAGAGCGGCCAACGTCTCAGAGGTCAGCACCGTTTCGCTCCCTACAGTTTACAGCCGGGCAGCGGTAGTAGTACAAGTCCACCGGCTGGACACAAATCGCACGTCGGCCTGTCGTTGGGCTCGTCCGCCTTCGAGGCCGTCAGTCCGAAAGGATCCAGTCCTAAAGGATCGCCTCCGCCGCATCATCACCGGTCGCCGTCTCCTACACCGTCGTCCGTCTCGAGCACGGTGAGCAGCGCGGCCAGCAACGCCGCATCGGCTAGCGATTTAAAGAACATGGAGAAAATGATAAACGGCTTAGAAATGGCCAAGGGCATGATTGCCGCCGGTGCTGAATCCAACGGATCCATCGACAGTTGCGATCCAAAGTAG
- the LOC130686445 gene encoding T-box transcription factor TBX2b-like isoform X1 — protein MRFEQGEQVNQLFSQSEMAFHPFLLQQHHHHHLSHQTTGGSGGNGSSGGSGGTSGRPSDFSVSSLLTASQQQHHQFNSADRNNALTSPPSSNSVQSAAVAALAAAAAAHAAMRAHSPPSAVGSNNNNNNSANSSSSSAAVASSSPAGSGAIGPSSIPNPVSVSMAQLSAYNAATSSLLAAHPASVRFPHPYTTAEDVLASAAAAAAAAAQHLRPLRTLPAVEDDGVTDDPKVSLESKDLWEKFHGLGTEMVITKSGRQMFPQMKFRVSGLDPKSKYILLLDIVAADDYRYKFHNSRWMVAGKADPEMPKRMYIHPDSPATGEQWMQKVVSFHKLKLTNNISDKHGFQTILNSMHKYQPRFHLVRANDILKLPYSTFRTYVFKETEFIAVTAYQNEKITQLKIDNNPFAKGFRDTGAGKREKNRQAMLAASQRHHDDPSPHKHHHHHSSSGGGVGVGSTGLHGHHHVGHHGHHHGHHHAHHLAVLGGGVHGHATGGAMSMSCSPAPDSSQDGVHDLDDEKLDVVGTSDGRDGASPLHISDDASMSEDMSRTGTPSHHHGDSDSDGNNDHHHHQHQPSSLHHQLHNHHLNSLHPHHNHSLQHHLLVQQQMQQHMQRNRENHLNQRVSSSSGGGQQQQQQHGAASGGNAAAGPASMLSPGSAAAAAAAAAAAAAQHIHSALANSGGAGGLLSSVHPSTVSLGPPLPPPPHLLPYLYPGAGLYPGGPSLHQLSQLLHHAHGHGINHGAHGPSGPSGHAMAGLAAAAASAHMGAHMAGHNLLLNAQLALAAQHQLFHPHAYQNLSAAIAAHSAATNAGAAAAAGQVATSLPSTGVGHPLSQPPSLPLAPILPVTTPLSTTPPSTGAGGESGQRLRGQHRFAPYSLQPGSGSSTSPPAGHKSHVGLSLGSSAFEAVSPKGSSPKGSPPPHHHRSPSPTPSSVSSTVSSAASNAASASDLKNMEKMINGLEMAKGMIAAGAESNGSIDSCDPK, from the exons ATGCGTTTCGAACAGGGAGAGCAAGTCAATCAGCTGTTCTCGCAATCCGAGATGGCTTTCCATCCTTTCCTGTTGCAAcagcatcatcatcaccacctTTCGCATCAGACGACTGGCGGCAGTGGTGGCAATGGAAGCAGCGGCGGTAGTGGTGGCACTAGTGGTCGGCCTTCCGATTTCAGCGTCAGTTCTCTCTTGACGGCAtctcaacaacaacaccacCAGTTCAACAGTGCCGATCGAAACAACGCACTCACCTCACCTCCTTCCAGCAATTCCGTTCAATCGGCAGCCGTGGCCGCGTTGGCCGCAGCTGCGGCCGCTCACGCCGCCATGCGAGCCCATTCGCCCCCGTCGGCTGTCGgttccaacaacaacaacaataatagcGCTAATTCTTCGTCGTCTTCGGCCGCTGTGGCGTCCAGTTCTCCCGCTGGATCGGGAGCTATAGGCCCGTCTTCAATACCCAATCCAGTTAGCGTTAGCATGGCTCAATTGTCGGCCTACAATGCGGCAACATCGTCCCTTTTAGCCGCCCATCCGGCCTCAGTCCGTTTCCCTCATCCGTACACCACGGCCGAAGACGTTTTGGCCTcggccgctgccgccgccgctgccgccgcccaACACCTCCGGCCGCTCCGTACGTTACCCGCCGTCGAAGACGACGGAGTCACCGACGATCCCAAAGTCAGTCTCGAATCCAAAGACTTGTGGGAGAAATTCCACGGTCTCGGCACCGAAATGGTCATCACCAAATCCGGCAG gCAAATGTTTCCGCAAATGAAATTCCGTGTGTCTGGACTCGATCCGAAATCCAAGTACATTCTCTTGCTGGACATTGTGGCTGCAGACGACTACCGATATAAATTCCACAACAG ccgtTGGATGGTTGCCGGCAAAGCGGATCCGGAGATGCCGAAACGGATGTACATTCATCCAGACAGTCCGGCAACGGGTGAACAGTGGATGCAGAAAGTCGTCTCCTTCCACAAACTCAAATTGACCAACAACATCTCGGACAAGCACGGCTTC CAGACGATATTGAATTCGATGCACAAGTACCAGCCGCGATTTCATCTGGTGCGCGCCAACGACATCCTCAAGCTGCCCTACAGCACGTTTCGCACTTACGTCTTCAAGGAGACCGAGTTCATCGCCGTCACGGCttatcaaaatgaaaag ATCACGCAATTGAAAATCGATAACAACCCGTTCGCCAAAGGATTCCGGGACACTGGAGCTGGCAAGCGTGAAAAAAA CAGGCAGGCCATGTTGGCAGCGTCGCAACGGCATCACGACGATCCGTCGCCGCACAAACATCACCACCACCATTCGTCCAGCGGCGGAGGTGTAGGTGTAGGCAGTACGGGTCTGCACGGCCATCACCACGTTGGCCATCACGGCCATCACCACGGACACCACCACGCGCATCACCTGGCCGTGCTCGGTGGCGGCGTTCACGGTCACGCAACTGGCGGCGCCATGTCCATGTCCTGCTCGCCGGCTCCCGATTCCAGTCAAGATGGCGTTCACGATCTGGACGACGAGAAACTGGACGTTGTCGGCACTAGCGACGGACGAGACGGCGCATCTCCCCTTCACATCTCTGACG atgCCAGCATGTCGGAGGATATGAGCCGGACGGGGACGCCGTCGCACCACCACGGCGACTCGGATTCCGACGGCAACAACgaccaccaccatcaccaacATCAGCCGTCGTCTTTGCATCATCAACTGCACAACCATCACCTCAACAGTCTTCATCCGCACCACAATCACAGCCTGCAGCATCACTTGCTCGTCCAGCAGCAGATGCAACAACACATGCAGAGGAATCGAGAGAATCATTTGAATCAAAGAGTGTCGTCGTCGTCCGGCGGaggccaacagcagcagcaacaacacgGCGCTGCCAGTGGTGGCAACGCTGCAGCAGGGCCGGCTTCCATGTTGTCTCCTGGCTCGGCGGCTGCTGCGGCTGCAGCCGcggccgccgctgccgcccAGCACATCCATTCGGCGTTGGCCAATTCGGGCGGCGCCGGCGGTCTCCTCTCGTCCGTCCACCCCAGCACGGTCAGTTTAGGCCCACCTCTACCTCCGCCACCTCATCTGCTCCCTTACCTCTATCCGGGTGCTGGATTGTATCCGGGAGGGCCGTCTCTGCATCAGCTGAGTCAGCTACTCCATCACGCTCACGGCCACGGCATCAATCACGGAGCTCACGGTCCATCTGGCCCGTCCGGTCACGCCATGGCCGGCCTGGCTGCCGCCGCCGCGTCTGCGCACATGGGCGCCCACATGGCCGGACACAATTTGCTGCTGAACGCCCAGTTGGCCCTGGCCGCACAGCATCAGCTCTTCCATCCGCACGCCTATCAGAATCTCTCGGCCGCCATTGCGGCCCACTCGGCGGCCACGAACGCCGGGGCTGCGGCAGCAGCCGGACAAGTTGCAACGTCACTCCCATCGACAGGCGTCGGCCATCCTTTGTCCCAGCCTCCTTCTCTTCCGTTGGCGCCAATTCTACCCGTCACCACACCCCTGTCGACGACGCCTCCTTCCACTGGCGCAGGAGGAGAGAGCGGCCAACGTCTCAGAGGTCAGCACCGTTTCGCTCCCTACAGTTTACAGCCGGGCAGCGGTAGTAGTACAAGTCCACCGGCTGGACACAAATCGCACGTCGGCCTGTCGTTGGGCTCGTCCGCCTTCGAGGCCGTCAGTCCGAAAGGATCCAGTCCTAAAGGATCGCCTCCGCCGCATCATCACCGGTCGCCGTCTCCTACACCGTCGTCCGTCTCGAGCACGGTGAGCAGCGCGGCCAGCAACGCCGCATCGGCTAGCGATTTAAAGAACATGGAGAAAATGATAAACGGCTTAGAAATGGCCAAGGGCATGATTGCCGCCGGTGCTGAATCCAACGGATCCATCGACAGTTGCGATCCAAAGTAG